A DNA window from Sulfitobacter noctilucicola contains the following coding sequences:
- a CDS encoding bifunctional cobalt-precorrin-7 (C(5))-methyltransferase/cobalt-precorrin-6B (C(15))-methyltransferase has product MSDPWLTIVGMPDDSAANLPPASRDAIDHAEVIIGGPRHLDLVGAGARGVAWPVPFSVDPVLAAKGQRVVMLASGDPFWFGAGGSIAAHLDPSEWRVMPSPSTFSLVSAQLGWRLEDVSCHGLHAAPFARLRSVLSPEGRMICLLRDADAPGALAEWLVTQGAADTTLWLCERMGGPNQRVRSCRAGSFDLADIEAPVAAAILLPPDVGLSAASGLPDDAFIHDGQITKKPVRALTLSALGPRKGEHLWDIGAGSGSISIEWCLKGGTATAFEVKPERVQNIQANIDAFGLSHVMHVVEGPSLQTIADGRAPDAVFIGGGGSAALFEKLFGLLPSGTRLVANGVTLETETLLARLHSEKGGELLRIELASALPLGSMRGWQPARPVVQWSVIL; this is encoded by the coding sequence GTGATCATCGGAGGACCGCGTCATCTGGACCTTGTAGGAGCAGGGGCGCGTGGCGTGGCGTGGCCAGTGCCCTTTTCTGTTGATCCGGTGCTCGCAGCAAAGGGGCAGCGCGTGGTGATGCTGGCCTCTGGTGATCCGTTCTGGTTCGGGGCGGGCGGCAGTATCGCTGCACATCTTGATCCGAGCGAATGGCGGGTTATGCCATCGCCTTCAACTTTTTCACTGGTCTCGGCCCAATTGGGCTGGCGTCTTGAGGACGTCAGCTGTCATGGCTTGCACGCAGCGCCCTTTGCACGTTTGCGGTCTGTGTTGTCACCCGAAGGCCGTATGATCTGTCTGCTGCGTGACGCTGATGCTCCCGGGGCGCTTGCTGAATGGCTGGTTACCCAAGGTGCTGCTGATACCACGCTTTGGCTGTGTGAACGGATGGGTGGTCCGAATCAACGGGTGCGCAGTTGCCGCGCTGGCAGTTTTGATCTGGCCGATATAGAAGCGCCCGTTGCCGCCGCGATCTTGCTGCCACCTGATGTTGGATTATCCGCGGCTTCCGGCCTGCCGGACGATGCCTTCATACATGACGGACAGATCACCAAGAAACCCGTTCGTGCGCTGACACTCTCTGCTCTTGGACCGCGCAAAGGAGAACACCTTTGGGATATCGGCGCGGGGTCGGGCTCCATCTCGATTGAATGGTGCCTCAAGGGCGGGACGGCCACCGCGTTTGAAGTCAAGCCGGAGCGGGTTCAGAATATTCAGGCAAATATTGATGCCTTCGGGCTGTCGCATGTGATGCATGTGGTCGAAGGACCTTCGCTTCAAACAATAGCGGACGGCCGCGCACCTGATGCCGTCTTTATTGGCGGTGGCGGTTCTGCGGCTTTGTTTGAAAAGCTTTTTGGCCTTCTGCCTTCCGGTACGCGACTGGTTGCAAACGGCGTCACGCTTGAGACTGAAACACTGCTTGCCCGACTGCATTCCGAAAAGGGGGGTGAGCTGTTGCGGATTGAACTCGCATCGGCACTCCCCTTGGGCAGCATGCGAGGCTGGCAACCAGCGCGTCCCGTTGTGCAGTGGAGCGTGATCCTGTGA
- a CDS encoding cobalamin biosynthesis protein, with product MRVMGVGFRAAADLASLQDAMRRALESAGGGSVDALVTEAAKSREKVFRELAQLLGLAGLGVTQADLAQMITPTQSERIQDKFGTGSLAEAAALVAAGPDARLVAPRVVSGDGKATAAIAIS from the coding sequence GTGAGGGTGATGGGCGTCGGATTCCGCGCAGCTGCCGATCTGGCAAGCCTGCAAGATGCAATGCGTCGAGCGCTGGAAAGTGCCGGAGGCGGATCGGTAGATGCGCTGGTGACAGAAGCGGCCAAGTCGCGCGAAAAAGTGTTCCGCGAACTGGCTCAGCTCTTGGGGCTGGCCGGCCTCGGCGTGACACAGGCCGATCTGGCGCAGATGATAACGCCAACACAATCAGAGCGTATTCAAGATAAGTTTGGAACCGGTTCACTGGCCGAAGCTGCCGCATTGGTGGCGGCTGGTCCCGATGCGCGTTTGGTTGCGCCGCGTGTCGTATCGGGTGATGGTAAAGCGACAGCGGCCATTGCGATCAGCTAA